The Chloroflexi bacterium ADurb.Bin180 genome has a window encoding:
- the lon1 gene encoding Lon protease 1, giving the protein MMEDFDPGIFVGETVLDQSTEAIELPLLPVRDTILFPRVAAPLFVSRDKAIKAVEAAMAANQRIAVFAQKPTTSQEPGIEDLFELGTEAAVGRIWRMPDQTTSVFVQGRRRLRLLRITRTEPYLVAHVLPVLDAVENTLSTEALMRAVLTLFEKVVRLSRNIPDDAFVTAMNVNSPSWLADLVASNLNLDLKQKQEVLEIIDPIARLEKISVLLAKELDVLELESRIHSQVQQEVDKGQREYFLREQMRVIQSELGEGDPTTREVAELRQKIIAAQLPDEVRERAEKELSRLASMPPAAPEISVIRTYIEWFLDLPWAKSTQDNLDIAHAADVLAQNHYGLNKAKERILEYIAVHKLAPDKVRSTILCFAGPPGTGKTSLGKSIATALGRNFVRVSLGGIRDEAEIRGHRRTYVGALPGRILQTMKRAASVNPIFMLDEIDKIGMDFRGDPSSALLEVLDPEQNNAFSDHYLEVPYDLSKVMFITTANVLDPIPPALRDRLEVIEFPGYIEEEKIEIARQFLIPRQLEQHGLTRLSFPTDTLRHIIREHTFEAGVRNLERSIATICRKAARRVAEGKPAPRYVRTQSLIKHLGPPDFQYGKMEKKDEVGVAMGLSWTECGGDTLPIEATVMAGKGSLLLTGQLGDVMQESAQAALSYARSHSKELGINDVNYEKIDIHVHVPEGAIPKDGPSAGITIATAMISVLNHTPVQRQVAMTGEITLRGHVLPIGGLREKVLAAYRAGFRTVIVPKDNQKDLVDIPHKVLRCIKFVYVEAMDEVLKAAFVPTQRERPAADPAPHRKRSVRKNEQAPVAIHTV; this is encoded by the coding sequence ATGATGGAAGATTTCGACCCCGGCATCTTCGTCGGGGAAACGGTGCTCGACCAGAGCACCGAAGCAATTGAGCTCCCCCTTCTGCCAGTCCGGGACACGATTCTGTTCCCGCGAGTGGCCGCACCCCTGTTCGTCAGCCGCGACAAGGCGATCAAGGCTGTTGAAGCGGCGATGGCCGCCAACCAGCGCATCGCCGTGTTTGCGCAGAAACCAACCACCTCTCAGGAGCCGGGCATAGAGGACCTGTTCGAACTGGGGACGGAGGCCGCCGTTGGGCGGATCTGGCGCATGCCGGATCAGACAACCTCCGTGTTTGTCCAGGGCCGCCGGCGTTTGCGCCTGCTCAGGATCACCCGGACCGAACCTTACCTCGTGGCACACGTGCTTCCCGTGCTGGACGCGGTGGAGAACACTCTCTCCACTGAAGCACTGATGCGGGCAGTGCTGACACTGTTCGAGAAGGTCGTTCGCCTCAGCCGCAACATCCCTGACGACGCCTTTGTCACCGCAATGAACGTCAACAGTCCGAGCTGGCTGGCCGACCTGGTAGCCTCCAACCTGAATCTGGACTTGAAGCAGAAGCAGGAAGTACTGGAGATCATCGACCCGATCGCCCGCCTTGAGAAGATCAGCGTGCTCCTGGCCAAGGAGCTCGACGTGCTCGAGCTGGAGAGCCGCATTCACTCGCAGGTACAGCAGGAAGTAGACAAAGGCCAGCGCGAGTACTTTCTGCGCGAACAGATGCGGGTCATTCAGTCCGAGCTCGGCGAAGGCGACCCCACGACTCGCGAGGTAGCCGAACTGCGACAAAAGATCATCGCCGCACAGCTACCTGACGAGGTACGCGAGCGAGCGGAAAAGGAACTGAGCCGGCTGGCCAGCATGCCTCCGGCCGCTCCCGAGATCAGCGTCATTCGCACCTACATTGAATGGTTCCTGGACCTGCCCTGGGCCAAGAGCACTCAGGACAATCTGGATATCGCGCACGCGGCCGATGTTCTGGCCCAGAACCATTACGGACTGAACAAAGCCAAAGAGCGCATCCTGGAGTACATTGCCGTTCACAAACTGGCACCAGACAAGGTGCGCAGCACCATTCTCTGCTTCGCCGGCCCCCCGGGGACAGGCAAGACGTCACTCGGCAAGTCGATTGCTACGGCACTCGGCCGCAACTTTGTCCGCGTCAGTCTGGGTGGCATTCGCGATGAGGCCGAGATCCGTGGCCATCGCCGCACTTATGTGGGCGCCCTTCCCGGCCGCATCCTCCAGACGATGAAGCGCGCCGCAAGTGTGAATCCGATCTTTATGCTCGATGAGATCGACAAGATCGGCATGGACTTTCGCGGTGACCCGTCGTCGGCGCTGCTGGAGGTGCTCGACCCGGAGCAGAACAACGCCTTCTCGGACCACTATCTCGAGGTGCCCTACGACCTCTCCAAGGTGATGTTCATCACCACTGCCAATGTGCTCGACCCGATACCCCCCGCCCTGCGCGACAGGCTCGAGGTTATCGAGTTCCCCGGTTACATTGAGGAAGAAAAGATCGAGATCGCGCGGCAGTTCCTCATACCGCGGCAGCTCGAGCAGCACGGCCTGACCAGGCTGAGTTTCCCCACCGACACGCTGCGCCATATCATCCGCGAGCACACCTTCGAGGCTGGCGTACGCAACCTCGAACGAAGCATTGCCACCATCTGCCGCAAGGCAGCGCGCCGTGTGGCAGAAGGCAAGCCAGCACCGCGCTACGTCCGCACACAGAGCCTCATCAAGCACCTGGGTCCGCCCGACTTTCAGTACGGCAAGATGGAGAAGAAGGACGAAGTCGGCGTGGCAATGGGACTGTCGTGGACCGAGTGTGGGGGCGACACCCTGCCCATTGAAGCTACGGTGATGGCCGGCAAGGGCAGCCTGTTGCTGACCGGGCAACTCGGTGACGTGATGCAAGAGTCCGCCCAGGCTGCGCTGAGCTATGCGCGTTCACACAGCAAAGAGCTGGGCATCAACGATGTCAACTATGAGAAGATCGACATCCACGTGCATGTACCAGAAGGCGCAATTCCCAAGGACGGCCCGTCGGCCGGTATCACCATCGCCACGGCCATGATCTCGGTCCTCAACCATACCCCCGTGCAGCGGCAGGTGGCGATGACCGGCGAGATCACGCTGCGCGGCCATGTGCTTCCCATCGGCGGCCTGAGAGAAAAAGTGCTGGCGGCTTACCGCGCCGGATTCCGTACGGTGATTGTGCCCAAAGACAACCAGAAGGACCTGGTCGACATCCCCCACAAGGTGCTGCGGTGCATCAAGTTCGTCTACGTTGAGGCGATGGATGAAGTGCTCAAGGCTGCTTTTGTTCCCACGCAGCGAGAGCGACCGGCGGCCGACCCTGCACCCCACAGAAAGCGGAGCGTGCGCAAGAATGAGCAAGCACCTGTGGCGATCCACACTGTCTAG
- the rsmD gene encoding Ribosomal RNA small subunit methyltransferase D, translating into MMRVVTGQAKGRRLYAVPGDSTRPVTDRVKVSLFNILGDSVAEARFLDLFAGTGGIGIEALSRGAALAVFVERNERALATIRRNLELTRLGSVAQVVRRDVFRFLESYQGEAFDIVYVAPPQYKGLWRRTLQLLDGSSVVAEGGLVVAQIHPREYEAVDLSQLELSDQRKYGSTMLCFYEARPPGPQSVTATPGRAVSSGSQPSADPRSPQSDCSAARPAT; encoded by the coding sequence ATGATGCGAGTAGTCACCGGTCAGGCCAAGGGGCGCAGGCTGTACGCTGTTCCCGGCGACTCGACACGGCCCGTGACCGACCGGGTCAAGGTTTCGCTGTTCAACATTCTGGGCGACAGCGTGGCCGAGGCCAGGTTCCTGGATCTCTTTGCCGGCACAGGGGGAATAGGCATCGAAGCGCTGAGCCGTGGGGCTGCACTGGCGGTATTCGTCGAGCGCAACGAGCGTGCTCTGGCCACGATTCGTCGCAATCTCGAGCTGACCAGACTCGGTTCTGTCGCTCAGGTTGTGCGGCGCGACGTCTTCAGGTTCCTCGAGAGCTATCAGGGGGAGGCGTTCGATATTGTCTATGTCGCGCCCCCGCAGTACAAGGGACTGTGGCGGCGTACGCTGCAGTTGCTGGATGGATCGTCAGTGGTGGCGGAGGGTGGGCTGGTTGTGGCGCAGATCCATCCGCGGGAGTATGAAGCGGTCGACCTGTCGCAACTCGAACTGTCTGATCAGCGCAAGTACGGCAGTACAATGCTCTGCTTTTATGAGGCGCGTCCGCCCGGGCCTCAGTCAGTGACTGCTACTCCAGGGCGTGCAGTTTCCAGTGGTTCTCAACCCTCTGCAGATCCCAGGTCACCTCAATCGGATTGCTCTGCTGCCCGGCCCGCGACGTGA
- a CDS encoding 2-acyl-glycerophospho-ethanolamine acyltransferase: MLLRIVGWTAKQVIKLIGKVILRTDISGVERVPRKGPVLVVINHISFVDPFLLYITLPRPISALGKVELWDHLITRLIAEAWGTIPLHRGEMDLNAIKLAVGVLRDGGALGVAPEGTRSHHGRLLRARPGVALVLSKVPQTVVVPIAVYGQEKLLPNLKRLRRTKVTMVVGTPFCLRPITGRMTHEVRQAISDEMMLRIASLLPAVYHGCYAGMPIVEDYTVSCPEPGVTGAGG, translated from the coding sequence GTGCTATTGAGAATCGTTGGCTGGACAGCCAAACAGGTAATCAAACTCATCGGGAAGGTAATACTGCGGACGGACATCAGCGGGGTGGAGCGTGTGCCCCGCAAGGGCCCGGTGCTGGTGGTCATCAACCACATCAGCTTTGTCGATCCCTTCCTGCTCTATATCACTCTGCCGCGCCCAATCTCCGCCCTGGGCAAAGTGGAACTGTGGGACCATCTGATCACCCGACTGATTGCTGAGGCCTGGGGCACGATCCCGCTGCACCGCGGCGAGATGGACTTGAATGCCATCAAGTTGGCTGTTGGGGTGTTGCGAGATGGGGGAGCGCTGGGTGTCGCGCCTGAGGGCACGCGCAGCCACCACGGCCGCCTGCTGCGCGCCAGACCAGGAGTGGCCCTGGTGCTGTCCAAAGTCCCCCAGACAGTGGTGGTGCCGATCGCGGTCTATGGTCAGGAGAAACTGCTGCCGAATCTCAAGCGTTTGCGCCGGACAAAGGTCACTATGGTGGTGGGCACGCCTTTCTGCCTGAGACCGATCACGGGGCGAATGACCCATGAGGTCAGGCAGGCCATCAGTGACGAGATGATGCTGCGCATTGCCAGCCTGCTGCCGGCGGTGTACCACGGATGCTATGCCGGCATGCCCATCGTAGAGGACTACACCGTCTCCTGTCCTGAACCAGGCGTGACCGGGGCCGGTGGATGA
- the pgaC_1 gene encoding Poly-beta-1,6-N-acetyl-D-glucosamine synthase, with amino-acid sequence MCAKLSRVLTIVVTAFREENTVGRAINALIGQPLPDDWELLVVCPDDATAAVAAAVQAECPAVRCLRDEGRGKPAALNLAFKEARGGLLVLTDGDVYVGDGAVPALLTPFADPAVGIASGRPVSISPRDTMLGYWSHLLVEAGAHRQRSLRSASGEFFESSGYLYAFRRSLVSDIPEDSLAEDGLISHRIAEQGLRTAYAPDAVVYVKYPSTYSDWMKQKIRSVGGYAQNYVHAARGMRSLRREALDGTMAALEFARGPRELWWTLLLFAARLHVWLRVWWDVRLRKRSFATLWQRVNSTK; translated from the coding sequence ATGTGTGCTAAACTCTCCAGAGTGCTAACGATCGTCGTTACGGCCTTCCGCGAAGAGAATACCGTGGGGCGAGCTATCAACGCCCTGATCGGGCAGCCGCTGCCCGATGATTGGGAGCTGCTGGTGGTCTGCCCTGACGACGCCACGGCGGCTGTGGCTGCCGCCGTGCAAGCTGAGTGCCCGGCAGTGCGCTGCCTTCGCGATGAAGGTCGGGGCAAACCCGCGGCGCTCAACCTGGCCTTCAAAGAAGCCAGAGGCGGTCTGTTGGTCTTGACGGACGGGGACGTGTACGTGGGCGATGGAGCTGTACCCGCTCTGCTCACGCCGTTTGCAGATCCTGCGGTCGGCATCGCCAGTGGCCGGCCGGTATCGATCAGCCCGCGCGATACCATGCTCGGCTACTGGTCGCACCTGCTGGTTGAGGCGGGGGCGCATCGGCAGCGCAGCCTGCGTTCGGCCAGTGGCGAGTTCTTTGAGAGCTCGGGATACCTTTACGCTTTCCGCCGCAGTCTGGTCAGCGACATACCCGAGGATTCACTGGCCGAGGACGGCCTGATCTCGCACCGCATAGCGGAGCAGGGTTTGCGCACTGCCTACGCGCCTGATGCGGTGGTCTATGTCAAGTATCCGTCAACCTACAGCGATTGGATGAAACAGAAGATTCGCTCAGTGGGCGGCTATGCGCAGAACTATGTTCACGCCGCGCGCGGAATGAGGTCTCTGAGGCGCGAGGCGCTGGATGGCACGATGGCCGCGCTCGAGTTCGCCCGCGGGCCCAGAGAGCTGTGGTGGACCTTACTGCTTTTCGCTGCCCGACTGCACGTGTGGCTGCGCGTGTGGTGGGATGTCAGGCTGCGCAAGCGGTCCTTTGCGACATTGTGGCAACGGGTCAATAGCACCAAGTAG
- the dck_1 gene encoding Deoxyadenosine/deoxycytidine kinase: protein MKKFIAVAGNIGVGKSTLTAMLAEKLAWEPFYEAVDDNPYLADFYANMQQWSFHSQVFFLSRRLRHHRQILDRPGTVVQDRSVYEDAEVFAENLFRQGNMSERDYRTYRELYTAMRLFLPPPDLVVYLRASVPVLIKRIRKRGRDFERQVSAEYLGQLNQLYEEWIDRFSLCPVLTVPADNLDFVQYNSHMELIAAKIVDKLSGKEVVVFD, encoded by the coding sequence GTGAAAAAGTTCATAGCTGTCGCCGGCAACATCGGCGTTGGCAAGTCCACCCTGACGGCCATGCTGGCTGAGAAGCTGGCCTGGGAGCCTTTCTACGAGGCAGTGGATGACAATCCATACCTGGCCGACTTTTACGCGAATATGCAGCAGTGGAGTTTTCACTCTCAGGTGTTCTTTCTCTCTCGTCGGCTGAGGCACCATCGCCAGATACTAGATCGACCGGGGACGGTGGTACAGGACCGCAGTGTCTACGAGGATGCGGAGGTCTTTGCGGAGAACCTCTTTCGCCAGGGCAACATGTCCGAGCGAGACTACCGCACCTATCGTGAGCTCTACACTGCTATGAGGTTATTCTTGCCGCCACCTGACCTGGTGGTGTATCTGCGGGCCTCAGTACCGGTGCTCATCAAGCGCATTCGCAAACGTGGCCGGGATTTTGAACGCCAGGTGTCGGCCGAATACCTGGGACAGTTAAACCAACTCTACGAGGAGTGGATCGACCGTTTCTCGCTCTGCCCAGTTCTTACCGTCCCTGCTGACAATCTGGACTTTGTTCAGTACAACTCGCATATGGAGCTGATCGCAGCCAAGATTGTCGACAAGCTGTCGGGAAAGGAAGTAGTCGTCTTCGACTAA
- the dgk gene encoding Deoxyguanosine kinase: MPERYYVAVEGPIGVGKTTLARILHKELGAELLLEVFEENPFLSDFYADRAKYAFQTQIFFLLSRYRQQHEVIARVLQHCSLVSDYTFAKDELFARLNLAKDELAVYTTLHSVLAEKIPLPDLVVYLRANLDVLLERIAIRDRTYERAMSRGYLADLAAAYDKFFSTYTQTPILTIDTSELNIVRNAADLASVIERIRSALGTGTYQRPLLEVETPAKERGRAILEGRRRRLSDLQSWRRAADKDEGEERDVYHQFLSLQAQLGALATELGKAWEVEDRLVQQVGNRNEAQTRALQDRATVLKGHLAGSLAGLLRLANGMGISLEDAYLARIREDCGVESEKGEA, encoded by the coding sequence GTGCCCGAAAGGTACTATGTCGCCGTTGAAGGTCCCATTGGCGTGGGCAAGACCACTCTCGCCCGAATCCTGCACAAGGAACTCGGCGCAGAGCTGCTGCTAGAGGTCTTTGAGGAGAACCCCTTCCTGAGTGACTTTTATGCCGACCGGGCCAAGTACGCTTTTCAGACGCAGATCTTTTTCCTCTTGAGCCGCTACCGCCAGCAACATGAGGTGATTGCGCGCGTCTTGCAGCACTGCTCGCTGGTGAGCGACTATACCTTTGCCAAAGATGAGCTCTTTGCACGGCTGAACCTGGCCAAGGACGAGCTGGCCGTCTACACCACGCTGCACTCCGTCCTGGCTGAAAAGATCCCTCTGCCCGACCTGGTTGTGTACCTGCGGGCTAACCTCGACGTGCTGCTCGAAAGGATCGCCATTCGCGACCGCACTTACGAGCGGGCCATGTCGCGCGGCTATCTGGCGGACCTTGCCGCCGCTTACGACAAGTTCTTCTCCACCTACACCCAGACCCCCATTCTGACCATCGACACTTCCGAGCTGAATATCGTGCGCAATGCGGCCGACCTTGCATCGGTGATCGAACGCATTCGGTCGGCGCTGGGTACGGGGACTTACCAGCGACCGCTGCTGGAGGTGGAGACTCCGGCGAAGGAGCGTGGCCGGGCCATTCTCGAGGGCCGAAGGCGCCGGCTGAGCGACCTGCAGTCCTGGCGCCGTGCCGCGGATAAGGACGAGGGCGAGGAAAGGGACGTGTACCACCAGTTCCTGTCTCTGCAGGCGCAGCTTGGCGCTCTGGCTACCGAGCTGGGCAAAGCCTGGGAAGTTGAAGACCGACTGGTGCAGCAAGTGGGCAATCGCAACGAGGCGCAGACCCGCGCCCTTCAGGATCGGGCCACAGTGCTGAAAGGTCATCTGGCTGGCTCGCTGGCCGGCCTCCTCAGGCTGGCCAACGGCATGGGCATCAGTCTGGAGGATGCCTACCTGGCGCGGATTCGAGAAGATTGTGGAGTCGAATCCGAGAAGGGGGAGGCGTGA